In Electrophorus electricus isolate fEleEle1 chromosome 10, fEleEle1.pri, whole genome shotgun sequence, the genomic window AGAGaatacttgctggtcttcctccattATGGTCCCATctatgttttaatatttccatttttgtctttaaaactTTGGCAAAATTGTCTTTAAATCCTGACAGCTATGACTAAAATAGTTGCtcagagaagaaaataaagcCACGTAACCAAATTAACCAAAaatgatcaggtgtgttaacTAATCAGGAAACTCCTCTGCAATGGAGGCATCCTTTCCAGTCTATTTGCATGTGCCCACAGTACTAAAAAGGCTGGGATAAGTCATAAGCTTGCCTGTCTTTTGGTGAAAGGTTTGCATGAAGAGTATTGCAATGAATGAAGAGGGTGGACCCCCTCAGGAGCTAAGTTTGAATGAAGTTCAAACTGTAACACTGGAACTGTAACACTGCTTACAGCTATGTTATCAGCAGAGTTTCATAAAGAATGTTAAAGCTTGCCAACAGGTCCTGCAAGGGTCGCTAATAGAAGTCAAAAAACAAAGCCATGCAGCCTTAATATCCTCCTTTCCTTAAGAACAAACTCTCAAGCATGGTTAACAGTTCACTGCATAGTCATGCATTGACCacactgaaaagaaacaaaagaatgtttgtttctgGATGTGTTAGAGTGAGGGTTATGAACTGTAGACAGGTGGTTTTAAATCTTTATACCTTAATAGAGTTGTTAGGAACACTGACACATTGACAGACGAAATGCAAAACAGTGAGCAAAACCCTTCATCcctctaaaaatatatttttttaaagttatttcaAATAAGCAGTataaaaacaagatttaaaaaatgttcctttCCATTTCCAAATTTTAACTATGTTCAAATGCGTGCATAAGCAGTACATGACTAAGACTAGCTGCAGAGGCAAATGCAGAGGTTAAatcaaacattacaaaataatgtaattacacTGAGGTTTTGGCTTCACATACATTCCACATTCATAAATATGAAGCCTAACTTTTCTTGGAAGCATTAAGCTTCTTTTTGATGTAATGTCCAACTAGGATCTGTGGCCGTTGTTGGTAGCTGTGCAGGACATCATGAGAACTGCTGAGCTGGTCTCCTTTCTGCCGGTCCAGCAGTGTCACACAAACCACTGCCGCTGGAAAAGAGATGCCAAAATGAGCTTTCACAAAATTATGAGTgtgcaaatttttttttgctttaacacATAAATCTGTGCTATACACGCATGGATATTAGGTACTTTATTACTGTGACACCACTAGAGTAATACTACCACATTTAAAATTCCAAATGGGTCTTACATAATAAGAAAGCTGCATCCAAAACGCCATATCTCCCTTAAGAAcccttactttttaaaaaagtgtgtaaGACTGACTTCTACTGATATGGTGATGAGCTGTCTAACACATGTGACTATTCGCAGATGCACTCCAGAGAGGCAAACTCTATGTCTGCCTCTCTAACACAGACATTCTCTACCTCGTAGGTTACTCAGTTTGCACATGGCAGCAAAAACAGAAGACTCCATCTCAATGTTGCGCACTCCTGCTGCATAGGCCTTGGCCAGGTAGTTTTGCTTGTCCTCCTCGGTGTAAGAACAGAAAGCCCCGTCCAAACGAGCTTGACCTAAAACATATGCCAGGCCCAACAATATGGTGGTGGGTGTTCACATTGCAAGAATGCAGTTGTGCTGCAATTAATGTAAAGAGggtgaagacaaaacacatctTCACTACtcacaaaaaatgtttctcagttCTTGGAGTATACCAACAGCTTCAGTGATGATTACATTAAAACTAGAACTTTATTGTCCCATGTGGGTCATGAGTGAGACTAATACCTTCGTAGAAGTCCAGCGTGCACATTGTGTTAGCAATGACCGTGTCGAACTCTGCTAGATCTTTGCCGCACTGTAGCAGCTCCTCTGCAAGATCTCCATCCAGTTCGGTGCTTCTCACCACTGACTTGCCCAGGATGACTTGCTCGAAGCGGGGCAAGAATGTGGCATCCATTGGCTGCTTGGTGATCACCACTGTGCCTGGATGTAAACCTGACAAAAAGATGGATATGCCTTTGATTTGCACTTATTTACAAGTCACTTGTCCTAGCCACAATGTCCTGCACTAGAAGCTGCCTCGTCTATAATTATATGCACTTTAATGTTAAATACCACGGGTAGTCTATGTTGGGGGAGAACAAGTAACAGATGTTGCCATGTCTGTtaattctttattaaaaaagtaGATGTGTTAAGGTCAAGAGTACCTATTCCACCAGAGGTTCCGAGGCGCACTATTGTAACATCTGTGCAGCGTGCATGGTAGAGGAGCTTGATGAGCTCATGTAACATTATCGAAATTGAGGGGATGCCCATGCCATgctaaaacacagagacatttcACTGTCAAACACAGTACACCTACAATGCACCTTAGGATGTAGTGAAGCTGCCATACACAgagctttcttttaaaaaagtattcaaccctcaaaaaaacccccaaaaaactctcacacacacaacttgttCAAGGCATCAAATTTGTTTGTAGAGTTTTTAATGTTGATGGTAATGACTTACACTAACAGACAGGACAGGTCCTACTTTGTACATGGCATATCGATCTGTGCTCTCACAGATGTTTGGGTACTCTGCGTTTGGAACTGCAAGACCCAGCTCTCCAGCAATGTACTCAGCGAAAGACTTCATCCTCCATGGActacccccaacacacacaaactaggaAATAAACACGAAAAACAGTTTGGCTGTGATGCATAAGGTCATCTCAGTTAAATGATCAGTATATTCAGCTCAACATTGACAAACATTAAGCGGGTAATTATACTTGATAACAAACTATGGCGCTGTGGTAGCACATGTCACAATTCAAAAACATATCGATCTGACCGATAAACGATATAAA contains:
- the LOC118242175 gene encoding uridine phosphorylase 1-like isoform X1, producing MASGFADEKNGKKCGRSPFVNNPHLDSMKEDILYHFNLNTGTLNFPAKFGDVKFVCVGGSPWRMKSFAEYIAGELGLAVPNAEYPNICESTDRYAMYKVGPVLSVSHGMGIPSISIMLHELIKLLYHARCTDVTIVRLGTSGGIGLHPGTVVITKQPMDATFLPRFEQVILGKSVVRSTELDGDLAEELLQCGKDLAEFDTVIANTMCTLDFYEGQARLDGAFCSYTEEDKQNYLAKAYAAGVRNIEMESSVFAAMCKLSNLRAAVVCVTLLDRQKGDQLSSSHDVLHSYQQRPQILVGHYIKKKLNASKKS
- the LOC118242175 gene encoding uridine phosphorylase 1-like isoform X2, translated to MKEDILYHFNLNTGTLNFPAKFGDVKFVCVGGSPWRMKSFAEYIAGELGLAVPNAEYPNICESTDRYAMYKVGPVLSVSHGMGIPSISIMLHELIKLLYHARCTDVTIVRLGTSGGIGLHPGTVVITKQPMDATFLPRFEQVILGKSVVRSTELDGDLAEELLQCGKDLAEFDTVIANTMCTLDFYEGQARLDGAFCSYTEEDKQNYLAKAYAAGVRNIEMESSVFAAMCKLSNLRAAVVCVTLLDRQKGDQLSSSHDVLHSYQQRPQILVGHYIKKKLNASKKS